A region of Vigna radiata var. radiata cultivar VC1973A chromosome 10, Vradiata_ver6, whole genome shotgun sequence DNA encodes the following proteins:
- the LOC106774636 gene encoding pentatricopeptide repeat-containing protein At5g19020, mitochondrial, with translation MLVFISASLRLKTLPRSLPFPLSTELPSLNPKQRSGWFSISTSTKAPPQVQDPQYFIRIFCNARLHQNHYECELALVSALKCCSSSVQGRQFHSLALKLGLQSNTFIQNSLINMYAKRGSINDAQILFEFCPTMDPVSCNIMVRGYVKAGQLDNARKLFDRMPDKGCVSYTTMIMGLVQNVCFREALVVFKDMRSDGVVPNDLTLANVIYAYSHVGEILNCQMIHALAIKLFLEGLVLVSTNLMRAYCLCSGVGEARRLFDKMPEVNVVSWNVMLNGYAKEGLVDMARELFERIPDKDVISWGTMIDGYILTNCLHEALVMHRAMLRTGLAPNEILVVNLVSACGRLNAMGDGLQLHGIVVKKGFDCYNFIQTTIIHFYAACGMMDLACLQFEVGVKDHLESWNALVSGFIKNGMMDPARKIFEEMPERDVFSWSSMISGYAQADQSRMALELFHKMVASGIKPNEVTMVGVFSAIASMASLKAGRWAHEYMCNESIPLNDNLRASLIDMYSKCGSINSALQFFNQNRDKTFSVCPWNAIICGLASHGHASMCLEVFYGMQRYNIKPNAITFIGVLSACCHAGLVEPGRRIFKIMKSVYNVEPDIKHYGCMVDLLGRAGLLEEAEEMLRSMPMKADIVIWGTLLAACRTHGNVHIGERAAEGLAGLAPSHGGGKVLLSNIYADAGRWEDVSSVRRVMQNRRMERMPGCSGVVR, from the coding sequence ATGTTGGTGTTCATTTCTGCGAGTCTCAGACTCAAAACCTTACCTCGATCTCTACCCTTTCCTCTTTCAACTGAACTTCCATCGCTAAACCCGAAACAAAGATCAGGATGGTTTTCCATTTCCACTTCCACCAAAGCCCCTCCACAGGTGCAGGACCCACAATACTTCATTCGCATTTTCTGCAATGCGAGGCTTCACCAGAATCACTACGAGTGCGAGCTTGCGTTGGTTTCCGCACTCAAATGCTGTTCCTCCTCCGTTCAGGGCCGCCAATTCCATTCTCTGGCATTGAAACTGGGACTCCAATCAAATACTTTCATTCAAAACAGTTTGATCAACATGTACGCAAAACGCGGTTCCATTAATGATGCCCAAATTCTGTTTGAGTTTTGTCCAACTATGGATCCTGTCTCCTGTAACATTATGGTTCGTGGGTATGTCAAAGCTGGTCAATTGGACAATGCCCGCAAACTGTTTGACAGAATGCCTGACAAAGGTTGTGTCTCCTACACTACCATGATAATGGGTCTTGTCCAAAATGTCTGCTTTCGGGAAGCTCTTGTGGTTTTCAAGGACATGAGGTCGGATGGGGTGGTCCCTAATGATTTGACCCTGGCGAATGTAATATATGCTTACTCACATGTTggtgaaattttgaattgtcaAATGATTCATGCGTTGGCTATTAAGTTGTTTCTTGAGGGGTTGGTTCTTGTTTCAACGAATTTGATGCGTGCGTACTGTCTTTGTTCAGGTGTAGGGGAAGCAAGAAGATTGTTTGACAAGATGCCTGAAGTGAATGTGGTCTCGTGGAATGTAATGTTAAATGGGTATGCAAAGGAAGGCCTTGTTGACATGGCCAGGGAGTTGTTTGAGAGAATTCCTGATAAGGATGTGATTTCTTGGGGCACAATGATTGATGGTTATATCCTAACGAACTGTTTGCATGAAGCTTTGGTGATGCATCGTGCAATGCTACGAACTGGGCTTGCACCTAATGAAATCTTGGTTGTGAATTTGGTTTCAGCATGCGGTCGTCTGAATGCAATGGGTGATGGTTTGCAATTGCATGGAATAGTTGTCAAGAAAGGCTTTGACTGTTACAATTTTATACAGACAACCATCATCCATTTTTATGCAGCTTGTGGGATGATGGACCTTGCTTGTTTGCAATTTGAAGTGGGTGTAAAGGATCACCTAGAATCGTGGAATGCTCTTGTTTCTGGATTCATAAAAAATGGAATGATGGACCCAGCAAGGAAAATCTTTGAGGAGATGCCTGAAAGAGATGTGTTTTCATGGAGTTCCATGATTTCTGGCTACGCACAAGCAGACCAGTCTCGAATGGCTCTTGAACTCTTCCATAAAATGGTAGCAAGTGGGATCAAACCAAATGAAGTTACCATGGTGGGCGTATTCTCTGCAATTGCTTCCATGGCCTCATTGAAGGCGGGAAGATGGGCCCACGAATACATGTGTAATGAATCCATTCCATTGAATGACAATTTACGTGCATCTCTAATTGATATGTATTCTAAATGTGGAAGCATCAACAGTGCCTTACAATTTTTCAATCAGAACCGAGACAAAACCTTTTCTGTGTGTCCATGGAACGCAATTATATGTGGGTTAGCTTCACATGGACATGCAAGCATGTGCCTAGAGGTTTTCTATGGTATGCAGAGGTATAATATTAAACCCAATGCAATTACATTTATAGGAGTTCTTAGTGCTTGTTGCCATGCCGGGCTGGTGGAGCCTGGGCgaagaatatttaaaatcatgAAGAGTGTATATAATGTGGAACCAGATATCAAGCATTATGGTTGTATGGTCGATCTTTTGGGCAGAGCTGGTCTATTAGAAGAGGCTGAGGAAATGTTAAGGAGCATGCCAATGAAGGCTGACATTGTGATATGGGGGACTTTATTAGCGGCATGTAGAACTCATGGAAATGTCCATATAGGAGAGAGGGCTGCAGAGGGTTTGGCTGGGTTGGCACCATCTCACGGCGGTGGTAAAGTTCTCCTATCAAACATATATGCAGATGCAGGAAGGTGGGAGGATGTATCATCAGTTAGAAGAGTCATGCAAAATCGGAGAATGGAGAGAATGCCTGGGTGTAGTGGTGTTGTTCGATAG
- the LOC106775419 gene encoding transmembrane protein 45A-like, giving the protein MGTLVGHVAPGLGFILIGLWHLFSHIKLHALNPTSYTALTWFPTSKFKYLELLLIMAASIASISMELFIGPDRHQPFDPDGTIPSNHLQNFEHSSISLTFLLYAAFALLLDRIPTPSKQSLTQLLGSIAFAQQLLLFHLHSADHSGPEGQYHFMLQLIIFVSFSTALLGIPMPKSFLVSFVRSLSIFFQGLWLVVMGFMLWTPGLIPKGCFINDEEGHQVVRCNDHQSLHRAVALVNILFSWFLVGVTAFGLAFYLGLVKFYGEKVRYFALGKEEEDTDKESDDVESQKRSVVGKPMSFIPVGKNFSPLDIER; this is encoded by the coding sequence ATGGGCACTCTTGTAGGACATGTAGCTCCTGGTTTAGGGTTCATTCTGATTGGTCTCTGGCACCTCTTCAGCCACATCAAGCTCCATGCTCTCAACCCTACTTCCTACACTGCCCTAACGTGGTTCCCCACCTCCAAATTCAAGTACTTGGAGCTTCTTCTCATCATGGCAGCTTCCATAGCCTCCATCTCCATGGAACTCTTCATAGGCCCAGATCGTCACCAACCCTTCGACCCTGATGGAACCATCCCCTCCAACCACCTCCAAAACTTCGAACACTCTTCCATCTCCCTCACCTTCCTCCTCTACGCCGCCTTTGCCCTCCTTCTCGACCGCATCCCCACCCCCTCCAAACAATCCCTAACCCAACTCCTCGGATCCATTGCCTTCGCTCAGCAGCTCCTCCTCTTCCACCTCCACTCCGCAGACCACAGTGGACCCGAAGGACAGTACCACTTCATGCTACAACTCATAATCTTCGTCTCTTTCTCAACAGCCCTCTTGGGAATCCCCATGCCCAAAAGTTTCCTAGTCAGCTTTGTTCGTTCCCTCAGCATATTCTTTCAGGGCTTGTGGCTCGTCGTCATGGGCTTCATGCTGTGGACTCCAGGGCTCATCCCCAAAGGTTGCTTCATCAACGATGAAGAGGGGCATCAGGTGGTCAGATGCAACGACCATCAATCTCTCCACCGCGCCGTGGCCCTCGTCAACATTCTCTTCAGTTGGTTCCTCGTCGGAGTCACCGCTTTCGGCTTGGCGTTCTACTTAGGCCTGGTTAAGTTCTATGGCGAAAAGGTGCGGTACTTTGCATTggggaaagaggaagaagacacAGACAAGGAAAGCGACGACGTTGAGTCGCAAAAAAGAAGCGTAGTTGGCAAACCCATGAGCTTTATTCCAGTTGGCAAAAACTTTTCGCCTCTCGACATAGAAAGGTAG